The Neobacillus sp. OS1-2 genome includes a window with the following:
- a CDS encoding reverse transcriptase domain-containing protein, with translation MDMKEQDGIKLINKVIANENLWKAYEKVKSNKGAPGVDGITVYQLKTHMEKQFQPLKQKLLDGTYQPQPVRRVAIPKSDGSKRYLGIPCVLDRVVQQAILQVIEPIIDPYFSDNSFGFRKGRNAHQAIKLAEQHYHEGYRVVVDCDLRSYFDTIHHQKVRAYLEEFISDKTVLKLIWKFLRSGILDKDIYIETTEGAPQGGPLSPILANVYLNKLDRKLEERGHRFIRYADDCVPRKQPRCA, from the coding sequence ATGGATATGAAAGAACAAGATGGTATCAAATTAATCAACAAAGTTATCGCAAATGAAAACCTTTGGAAAGCATATGAAAAGGTGAAAAGTAACAAAGGAGCTCCCGGGGTTGATGGGATTACCGTATATCAATTGAAAACACATATGGAAAAGCAATTCCAACCTCTTAAACAGAAGCTTTTGGATGGGACTTACCAGCCCCAACCCGTTAGAAGGGTTGCCATTCCAAAATCAGACGGTTCCAAAAGATATTTGGGGATACCTTGTGTGTTGGATAGAGTGGTACAACAAGCTATCCTCCAAGTAATTGAACCAATAATAGACCCATACTTTTCTGACAATAGCTTTGGTTTTCGTAAAGGTAGGAATGCACACCAGGCAATTAAACTTGCCGAACAGCATTATCATGAAGGATACCGAGTAGTAGTGGACTGCGACTTAAGAAGCTACTTTGACACAATCCACCACCAAAAAGTTCGAGCATATTTGGAAGAGTTCATCTCGGATAAAACCGTTCTTAAATTGATTTGGAAATTCCTTCGCTCAGGTATTCTAGACAAAGATATCTATATTGAAACCACAGAGGGAGCACCGCAAGGTGGACCGTTATCCCCCATTTTAGCAAATGTCTATTTGAACAAATTAGACAGAAAACTAGAAGAGAGAGGACACCGTTTTATTAGATACGCAGATGACTGTGTGCCACGAAAGCAACCAAGGTGTGCGTAA